The following coding sequences lie in one Rickettsiella endosymbiont of Rhagonycha lignosa genomic window:
- a CDS encoding ABC transporter substrate-binding protein — MKKVIVALLGLFMCTMAWAISSPIEVLQNTSNQLISELQRNQATLKTKPQIVYGIVDQILLPHVDIESMSSKALGRAWSNATRAQQQAFEDQFVMLLVRTYSSALAQYTNERIIFLPLREDFNNQSYVEVKSRIIRESGPQINLNYRMLRVQGQWKLYDFSVDGVSIIESFRSQFVEELRQSGIDGLISKLAQHNNQSD, encoded by the coding sequence GTGAAAAAAGTTATCGTCGCATTGCTTGGGTTATTCATGTGTACAATGGCTTGGGCGATTTCATCGCCTATAGAAGTGCTACAAAATACCTCGAATCAGTTAATTTCAGAGCTACAACGAAATCAAGCGACGCTTAAAACAAAGCCACAGATTGTTTATGGTATCGTTGATCAAATTTTATTGCCGCATGTTGATATAGAGAGTATGTCGAGTAAAGCCTTGGGCCGTGCTTGGTCAAATGCCACGCGCGCTCAACAACAAGCTTTTGAGGATCAATTTGTTATGTTACTTGTTCGTACTTATTCAAGTGCTTTGGCCCAATACACGAATGAACGCATAATTTTTTTGCCATTACGCGAAGATTTTAATAATCAATCTTATGTAGAAGTTAAAAGTCGCATCATCCGAGAATCAGGTCCTCAGATTAATCTTAATTATCGAATGCTACGAGTGCAAGGTCAGTGGAAGCTTTATGATTTTAGTGTGGATGGCGTGAGTATCATAGAAAGTTTTCGCTCTCAATTTGTTGAAGAGTTACGCCAGAGTGGTATCGATGGCCTTATTAGTAAACTTGCACAACATAATAATCAAAGTGATTAA
- the rpiA gene encoding ribose-5-phosphate isomerase RpiA: protein MRTENQELLKSKVAEAALEYIKAGSILGLGSGSTVNFLIMALAHIKHKIEGVVAASAETEKRLKQFNIPVLDLNCTGELAFYIDGADEVNPQLQLIKGGGGALTREKIIAAASRNFICIIDESKYVGMLGQKSLPLEVIPMARSYVARELVKLGGFPIYRENFITDNGNIILDTQHWDFTDPIKLERLLNNIPGVVCNGLFAQRPANILLMASKEGIKIFEK, encoded by the coding sequence GTGAGAACAGAAAATCAGGAGCTTTTAAAAAGCAAAGTAGCCGAAGCTGCATTAGAATATATTAAAGCGGGCTCTATTCTAGGATTAGGAAGCGGTAGTACTGTCAATTTTCTTATTATGGCGTTAGCTCACATTAAACATAAAATTGAAGGAGTGGTCGCAGCTTCTGCCGAAACTGAAAAACGTTTAAAACAATTTAATATCCCTGTATTAGATCTAAATTGCACCGGTGAATTGGCCTTTTATATAGATGGAGCTGATGAAGTCAATCCACAACTGCAACTTATAAAAGGGGGGGGTGGAGCACTTACACGTGAAAAAATTATCGCCGCTGCCAGCAGAAATTTTATTTGCATCATTGATGAAAGTAAGTATGTCGGTATGCTAGGCCAAAAAAGTCTGCCATTAGAGGTTATTCCTATGGCACGCAGCTATGTTGCTAGAGAATTAGTAAAATTAGGTGGCTTTCCTATTTATAGAGAAAATTTTATTACCGACAATGGCAACATAATATTAGATACTCAACATTGGGATTTTACAGATCCCATTAAACTTGAGCGTTTATTAAATAATATTCCAGGTGTAGTGTGTAATGGTTTATTCGCCCAGCGTCCTGCAAATATTTTACTTATGGCTAGTAAAGAGGGCATTAAAATTTTTGAAAAATAA
- a CDS encoding STAS domain-containing protein, with the protein MNKPSLHFKKDHYVLSGALNTYTVPGMWLHSQNILKNDKTSLVLFNLEDVTQSDSSGVALLIAWTRMLKQRDQKIRFVALPTQMLAIIRVSDLEKILPINRSSG; encoded by the coding sequence ATGAACAAGCCATCCTTACACTTTAAAAAAGATCATTATGTTTTATCAGGGGCTTTAAATACCTATACCGTACCGGGTATGTGGCTGCACAGCCAAAATATCTTAAAAAATGATAAAACTTCGTTAGTTCTTTTTAATTTAGAAGATGTCACTCAAAGTGATAGTAGTGGAGTGGCATTATTGATTGCTTGGACACGAATGCTAAAACAACGTGATCAAAAAATTCGTTTTGTAGCTTTACCTACACAAATGCTTGCCATTATTCGAGTATCAGATTTAGAAAAAAT
- a CDS encoding thiol:disulfide interchange protein DsbA/DsbL, whose product MLRLGLRSLLFLTLSIILSSCGKIDNNPKTHPTSFKAGKDYEVISTSEIIPKSAPKTQVQVIEFFSYACPACYHFEPTLDKWLATQPNYVKFERIPIVFQPSWRSLARAFYIAKMLGVEKELTPVIFKAIHVEGQDLSNPKLQEEFFIKHGVKQHEFESIASFSPGIDAQLLRSDTLMQEDKILAAPTLVIDNRYKVDPSMIGGDPARFLQVTDYLIEKVRKGDE is encoded by the coding sequence ATGCTTAGATTGGGATTACGTAGCCTATTGTTTTTAACCTTATCTATTATTTTATCATCATGTGGAAAAATAGATAATAATCCTAAAACTCATCCGACGAGCTTTAAAGCCGGAAAAGATTATGAAGTTATTTCTACGTCGGAGATTATTCCGAAATCAGCACCCAAAACCCAAGTACAAGTGATTGAGTTTTTTAGTTATGCTTGTCCTGCCTGCTATCATTTTGAACCAACTTTAGACAAATGGCTTGCAACCCAGCCAAATTATGTAAAATTTGAGCGCATACCGATAGTGTTTCAACCAAGTTGGCGCAGTTTAGCTCGAGCTTTTTATATTGCCAAAATGTTGGGAGTCGAAAAAGAATTGACGCCTGTTATATTTAAAGCTATTCATGTTGAAGGACAAGATTTATCAAATCCTAAGCTTCAAGAAGAATTCTTTATAAAACATGGGGTTAAACAACATGAGTTTGAAAGTATAGCTAGTTTTTCCCCAGGTATTGATGCACAATTATTGAGAAGTGATACTTTAATGCAAGAAGATAAAATTCTTGCTGCACCTACGTTAGTTATTGATAATCGATATAAAGTTGATCCCAGCATGATAGGCGGAGATCCCGCACGCTTTTTGCAGGTTACTGATTATTTAATAGAAAAAGTGAGAAAAGGGGACGAATAA
- the mlaE gene encoding lipid asymmetry maintenance ABC transporter permease subunit MlaE yields the protein MLILEKFRLLGQFGLQLLMSIGRSGIFLAHLLIRKPRFKKSFPLLIEQLFFIGVLSLIIIVLSGLFIGMVVGLQGYNTLNKFGASQQLGQLVALSVVRELGPVVTALLFAGRAGSALTAEIGLMKSTEQLASMEMMGVDPLWRVISPRFWGGFISMPLLMIIFSAVAVWGGYLVGVVWLGVDSGTFWSAMQSAVNFHDDIVNGIIKSIVFGGVVTWIAVFQGYDTVPTPQGIGRATTRTVVYSSLAVLGLDFVLTAVMMGGW from the coding sequence ATGTTGATATTAGAAAAATTTCGATTATTGGGTCAGTTTGGTCTACAGCTATTAATGAGCATTGGTCGTTCCGGGATTTTTTTAGCGCATTTATTAATACGAAAACCACGGTTTAAAAAAAGTTTTCCTTTGTTAATCGAACAACTATTTTTTATTGGCGTACTATCTTTAATCATTATTGTCTTATCAGGGTTATTTATTGGCATGGTAGTGGGATTGCAAGGCTATAATACTTTAAATAAATTTGGTGCAAGTCAACAATTAGGGCAATTGGTTGCTTTAAGCGTGGTACGAGAATTAGGACCAGTGGTTACAGCATTATTGTTTGCAGGTCGTGCGGGTTCAGCATTGACAGCAGAAATTGGTTTGATGAAATCTACGGAACAACTTGCAAGTATGGAAATGATGGGTGTGGATCCATTATGGCGTGTGATTTCACCGCGTTTTTGGGGTGGTTTTATCAGTATGCCCTTATTAATGATTATTTTTAGTGCAGTTGCTGTGTGGGGCGGGTATTTAGTAGGTGTCGTTTGGTTGGGCGTTGATAGCGGAACATTTTGGAGTGCTATGCAATCTGCTGTTAATTTTCATGATGATATTGTGAATGGAATTATAAAAAGCATAGTATTTGGTGGTGTTGTTACATGGATAGCTGTGTTTCAAGGATATGATACCGTTCCAACTCCTCAAGGAATTGGTCGAGCAACAACGCGTACCGTTGTGTATTCTTCCCTGGCTGTATTAGGCTTGGATTTTGTATTAACCGCAGTGATGATGGGGGGTTGGTAA
- the mlaD gene encoding outer membrane lipid asymmetry maintenance protein MlaD — protein MRERIIEIWVGFFMLFGILALLVLAFKVSGLSSSIGENGYNITAAFDNVGGLKVRSPVSLAGVHIGEVSAIKLDNVQFKAVVTMKIDSKYKQLPVDTSASILTQGLLGANYISLTPGFAQTFLNNNAIVQDTHPALILEDLIGQLIFSLKNSGGKK, from the coding sequence GTGCGCGAGAGAATAATAGAAATTTGGGTTGGTTTTTTTATGTTATTTGGGATTCTTGCTTTATTAGTTTTGGCTTTTAAGGTAAGTGGATTAAGTAGCTCAATAGGCGAGAATGGATATAACATTACAGCAGCTTTTGATAATGTAGGTGGATTAAAAGTACGCTCGCCTGTGTCTTTAGCAGGGGTTCATATTGGGGAAGTAAGCGCAATAAAACTTGATAACGTTCAATTTAAAGCTGTTGTGACGATGAAAATTGATTCAAAGTATAAACAATTGCCAGTAGATACTTCTGCAAGTATTTTAACTCAAGGCTTATTAGGGGCAAATTATATTAGTTTAACACCAGGGTTTGCTCAAACTTTTTTAAATAATAATGCTATTGTACAAGATACGCATCCCGCATTAATTTTAGAAGATCTTATTGGCCAATTAATATTTAGCTTAAAGAATTCAGGGGGAAAAAAGTGA
- a CDS encoding ATP-binding cassette domain-containing protein produces the protein MSDFVNIQGLYFSRNGRTVFSDIELNIPRGKITAIMGPSGCGKTTLLRLIGGQLKPKRGNIHVNGKLINKLPRAQLYELRRKMGILFQSGALFTNLSVFENVAFPLREHTELPDFMIRDIVLMKLQSVGLRGAKNLMPNQLSGGMARRVALARAIVLDPELIMYDEPFTGLDPIALGVIVKLISDLNKALGITTILVSHDVKEALSIADYIYVIASGKIIGHGTPEKVHIDKDPEVQQFLQGLPDGVVPFHYPAIEYSQELLH, from the coding sequence TTGAGTGATTTCGTCAATATCCAAGGCTTATATTTTAGTCGTAACGGACGTACTGTTTTTTCCGATATCGAATTAAATATCCCGCGGGGTAAAATAACGGCCATTATGGGTCCAAGTGGATGTGGTAAGACTACGTTACTGCGTTTAATAGGTGGCCAATTAAAACCCAAACGCGGCAATATCCATGTCAATGGTAAGTTAATAAATAAATTGCCTCGAGCGCAACTTTATGAATTACGTCGTAAAATGGGTATTTTATTTCAAAGCGGCGCGTTATTTACCAATCTGAGTGTTTTTGAAAATGTTGCTTTTCCTTTAAGAGAACATACCGAACTACCTGATTTTATGATTCGTGATATTGTATTGATGAAATTACAATCTGTAGGTTTACGTGGGGCTAAAAATCTTATGCCTAATCAACTTTCAGGTGGTATGGCACGGCGTGTCGCTTTAGCGCGAGCGATTGTTCTAGATCCAGAGCTTATTATGTATGACGAACCTTTTACAGGTTTGGATCCCATTGCACTTGGCGTGATTGTAAAACTTATTTCAGATCTAAACAAAGCCTTAGGTATTACAACGATCTTAGTTTCTCATGATGTAAAAGAAGCACTAAGTATTGCAGACTATATTTATGTGATTGCTAGCGGAAAAATTATTGGTCACGGTACGCCAGAGAAAGTACATATAGATAAGGATCCAGAGGTTCAACAATTTTTACAAGGCTTACCCGATGGCGTGGTCCCTTTTCATTATCCCGCTATTGAGTATAGCCAAGAGTTACTGCATTAA